The DNA segment TCAGTTGGGAACGAGGCGTCCCAAAACCGGCCCTTCCCGCATTGAAACTCGCTCGAACGATCGCAGCCAGGTGAACGAAATTAGCGTCAGACCATTCGGGCGGATGCAGATCTACCGAAAACAGCGAGTAGCTGTATTTTGCAGGCCACGACGGCAAAAACACGAAGGACCCCTCACTCGAGTTGATTCAGACAGTTCGACTGTGGCTACGAAACGGGGCCAGTATGCAGGGTCGACAGCATCCGTAATGATGAAACGGTCGCTAACACCTATGTAACCGGCCAGTGGCTTCCCTCTCGACGGTACCGGATGTTTTCCCATGCCACCCGACAAACACAGTCGAACTCCAGAGACACCGGGTTCGACACCATATCAACAGGCACAGGTCGCACAGCATTACGAAACCCTCGCGGAGACCGAAGGGCTTCGAGAACGTGAGGAAAAAGTGGTGGGCCGGTATTTTCGACCGGAAGGCGGTCGCGTTCTTGATATCGGCTGCGGTGCTGGACGAACGACGAGAGCCTTAACAGATCGAGGATTCGACGTCATCGGAATCGATATCAGCGAGGAGATGGTCGAGCGAGCGAATAGACTCTTCGACGATCTCGATATCCGGACCGGCACTGCAACTGACCTCGAGTTCCCCGATGACTCGTTCGACTTCGTCCTCTTTTCGTGGGTTGGCATCGATTCGATTCGACCGCCCTGGTTACGGCGACAGGCGCTGCACGAAATACGTCGTGTTCTGAAGCCCGGTGGCGTCTTCGCGTTCAGTTCACACAACTCCTGGTACACGCTGCCCGCTATCGTCGTTGATCACAATCATCTCAGAAACTGGTACCTCGAGAACGACAACACGAAAAATATCGGCTCGAGGTACAAGTACGACGGAACGGATTTCGGCGTCAAAAAGTACATCTCTAATCCACTACACCAACGACGACAATTACGTCGTCACGGATTTATCCATATTCAGTACGTGGGAAAACGAGATACTGTTGGAAAATACTTCGAGCGGCAACCGTACTACGTAGCGAGGAAGCCGTTGTGAGATAATGTGTCGCTGTCTGGTGAAACTCAGAAGCCGATGGTCTGAAAACGCGATTACTCGAGGCGTTTGTACTCATTTACTATGCCACCAACGCTCCAGCAATCGATGCGTGAATAGCCGACTACGTC comes from the Natronosalvus amylolyticus genome and includes:
- a CDS encoding class I SAM-dependent methyltransferase, with amino-acid sequence MPPDKHSRTPETPGSTPYQQAQVAQHYETLAETEGLREREEKVVGRYFRPEGGRVLDIGCGAGRTTRALTDRGFDVIGIDISEEMVERANRLFDDLDIRTGTATDLEFPDDSFDFVLFSWVGIDSIRPPWLRRQALHEIRRVLKPGGVFAFSSHNSWYTLPAIVVDHNHLRNWYLENDNTKNIGSRYKYDGTDFGVKKYISNPLHQRRQLRRHGFIHIQYVGKRDTVGKYFERQPYYVARKPL